One Thermococcus sp. M36 genomic window, AGATCCCGCGCTCCCTGTTCATCCTGAAGTTCTCAAAGATGACGTTCCCGACCTTACCCTTTTTGTTGGTTGCACCGATGATAGCGACCGCCTTGGGGTTAAAAAAAGGCCTCATTTCCTCCACTATCCTTTCCGCCATTGGTATCCCTCCGCCAGAAACTGTTTCTCGCAGAAAGTTCATTCCGGATGTATAAAAGAGTTGCGTTTTGTAAAAACTGGACGCCAATGGACTGAAAAGTTCACCAGTGTAAGTTTTTCAAAAATTCGAGGCTTTTCCTGGCAGATTCCACCGACCTGACCTCCAGGGCCATAGCCACACCGGACAGCTTGGGAAGAACCTCTCCCCACGGCACTGTGCCCTCCCCGAGGGCCAGGTGCTCGTCAGCCGCTCCGGAGTTGTCGTGGAGATGCACGTGCACTATCCTGTCCCGAAACATCCGGAGAAAGCCATCAAAACCGCCCCCCGCGGTGTTCAGGTGGCCGAGGTCAAAGGTCACGCCCACCTCCAGCCCGTCCACCAGCTCAAGCAGTCTTCCGGCGGTCTGGGCGTCCAGTATCGGAAAGCGGGGCATGTTCTCCACGCCCACGGCGACACCGTACTCCACGCCCCATTCAGCTACCCTCCGGAGGGACCGCCTGTGAATGTCGAGGTACCTCTCCCTGTTCCTGATACTGACCGGGGAGCAGTGGCCGGGATGGACTGTAACAGACACCGCATCGAGCTCTGCGGCGAGCCGGACGGTCTCACGTATTATTTCCAGAGACGCCCTCCTTATCCTGTCATTGAAGGACGCGATGTTGATGTCGCTGAAGGGCGCATGGACGGTGATCTTCATCCCGTACGAGTCCGCCACCTCCCTGAACGAGTTCACGGTCTCCCCCGTCAGGTAGTGGGGCCACTCGCTCACCACTTCTATGAAATCGAACCCGAGCCTCTTGGCCCGCTCCACCCACCGCTCAAAGCCCTTAAGGCTCCCCTCACCGTACGCCGTCATGGATAGGCCGAGCATATCAACCCACCATCATCTTCGCTATTATGACGACGTAAATCGTCCCGAATATATCGCTGTTGTTCGAGATGAGAGGGATGGCCACGCTGTCGGGGTCTATGTCCCTCTGGAAGAGGAAGTAAGAGATCGTGTAGGAGTACAGCATTATAAAGAGCACCATGAGGGGGTAGCTAATAACGAGCGGATAAAAGGGGCCGATTCGGACGCCCGCTACCAGGTACGCTATAACAGCGCCGAAAACGTTTATCAGGACGCCCACGATGGGCGCAGTCAGGAGGAGAGATGCCATCTCCATGAACGGCTCCTTCGAGAGGTAGCCCTCCACCTCACCGAGGTGGAGCGCTGTTGAAGTCTTCGCCGCTATTATTGAGCCGTAGTTCCCGAAGGAGCTCAGGATAGAGGGGTACGCAAACCCGAGGAGTACAGAGGCGCTTATAAGTCCGCTGAAGCGCTGGAGGGTGAAGCCAGAGACCAGGGAAAGAAGGGCCAGGGCAGTCACAGTCGTGAAGAGCTCCCGGAACTCCAGAACCTCCGCCTTTCTCACCCTGGAGACCATGATCAGAAGGAGAAACACCGCAATCAGGGCCGCATTTCCAAGCCAGAACGCCCTCCTCGAGGCCTCTATCAGGAGGATGAAGGATATGAGGGAAGGTATAGTCAGCAGGTCTCCAACAGAGGCCACAAGGGGCGCGGCCATGCTGTCCGGGTCAACGTCCCTCCTGAACGCGAATATCGTCACAAAGCCTGTGAAGTAGCCGAGGATGATTGACACCAGGATGGTCGAACTGACGACTATGAGGAGGATGTCAAGGGCGTGGTACCTTATCCCCTGTATCACGCCAACGGCCCACAGGACGGTCACGGGAATCAGGGAGAGCATCATCGCGATAACTATGTTCTTCAGAACCTTTTTCTCTCTCAGGGACGGCTCAAGGTCACCGAGGTACAGCATCGTGGAGAAGCGGGACGCCATCGAGCCGAAGACGTTTCCGCGCAGGCCCATCATACCCGGAAGGATTATCAGGAGCCCTGGATACTCCCGGCTGATCTTGTCCAGGTACTTACCCAGAAACGTGCCGCCGAAGAACCCTATGACCAGTGAAATGACCAGCGACGGCAGCGAAACCCTGTAGGCGTGCTTCACCCGCCCCATGAATTCCTGAACCGTCACTGCCATCACTCTCCATGCCATTCACCCCACAAACGTTCGCTCCGGTGGTATTAAACTTTTCGAGGCCGAAAACTAAATAAGATTTCCCATC contains:
- a CDS encoding sugar phosphate isomerase/epimerase, producing the protein MLGLSMTAYGEGSLKGFERWVERAKRLGFDFIEVVSEWPHYLTGETVNSFREVADSYGMKITVHAPFSDINIASFNDRIRRASLEIIRETVRLAAELDAVSVTVHPGHCSPVSIRNRERYLDIHRRSLRRVAEWGVEYGVAVGVENMPRFPILDAQTAGRLLELVDGLEVGVTFDLGHLNTAGGGFDGFLRMFRDRIVHVHLHDNSGAADEHLALGEGTVPWGEVLPKLSGVAMALEVRSVESARKSLEFLKNLHW
- a CDS encoding magnesium transporter — encoded protein: MAWRVMAVTVQEFMGRVKHAYRVSLPSLVISLVIGFFGGTFLGKYLDKISREYPGLLIILPGMMGLRGNVFGSMASRFSTMLYLGDLEPSLREKKVLKNIVIAMMLSLIPVTVLWAVGVIQGIRYHALDILLIVVSSTILVSIILGYFTGFVTIFAFRRDVDPDSMAAPLVASVGDLLTIPSLISFILLIEASRRAFWLGNAALIAVFLLLIMVSRVRKAEVLEFRELFTTVTALALLSLVSGFTLQRFSGLISASVLLGFAYPSILSSFGNYGSIIAAKTSTALHLGEVEGYLSKEPFMEMASLLLTAPIVGVLINVFGAVIAYLVAGVRIGPFYPLVISYPLMVLFIMLYSYTISYFLFQRDIDPDSVAIPLISNNSDIFGTIYVVIIAKMMVG